Proteins from a genomic interval of Xanthomonas sp. AM6:
- the bioA gene encoding adenosylmethionine--8-amino-7-oxononanoate transaminase gives MLTDLTASQTAAAWRQRDLAVLWHPCTQMREHPDTLPLLPIARGEGAWLIDHEGNRYLDAVSSWWTNLFGHSEPRIAAAIAAQATQLEQVMLAGFSHAPAVELAEQLLALAPRQDGRAPLAKVFYADNGSAGVEVALKMAFHYFHNRGETRRTRFVALENGYHGETIGALAVGDIPLYRRVYAPLLAEALFAPSPDAYLAAPGQTARQRADAAADALADLFDRHPGEICAVILEPRLQCAGGMRMHDPAYLRRARELCDANGAFLIADEIATGFGRTGTLFACEQAGVMPDLLCLSKGLTGGFLPLSAVLATQHLYDAFLDDSRERAFLHSHSYTGNPLACAAALACLRIFQQDDVIMRNRGTAETMRALSAPFNDHPHVADVRQAGMVVAFELTRDGDRRTPFAAGARVGLHAYRAALRRGVVLRPLGDVLYWMPPYCVDDEQLALLAETTLAAIDEAVACA, from the coding sequence ATGCTAACAGACCTGACCGCATCACAGACTGCCGCCGCGTGGCGGCAACGCGACCTCGCCGTGCTGTGGCACCCCTGTACGCAGATGCGCGAGCATCCGGACACCCTGCCGCTGCTGCCGATCGCGCGCGGCGAAGGCGCCTGGCTGATCGATCACGAGGGCAACCGCTACCTGGATGCGGTGAGCAGCTGGTGGACCAACCTGTTCGGCCACAGCGAGCCGCGCATCGCCGCGGCCATCGCCGCGCAGGCCACGCAGCTGGAACAGGTGATGCTGGCCGGCTTCAGCCACGCGCCGGCGGTGGAGCTGGCCGAGCAGCTGCTGGCGCTGGCGCCGCGCCAGGACGGGCGCGCGCCGCTGGCCAAGGTGTTCTACGCCGACAACGGCTCGGCCGGGGTCGAAGTGGCGCTGAAGATGGCCTTCCACTATTTCCACAACCGCGGCGAGACCCGCCGCACCCGCTTCGTCGCGCTGGAGAACGGCTACCACGGCGAGACCATCGGCGCGCTGGCGGTCGGCGACATCCCGCTGTACCGGCGGGTGTACGCGCCGCTGCTGGCCGAGGCGCTGTTCGCGCCCTCGCCCGATGCCTACCTCGCCGCGCCGGGGCAGACCGCGCGGCAGCGCGCCGATGCCGCCGCCGATGCGCTGGCCGACCTGTTCGACCGCCATCCGGGCGAGATCTGCGCGGTGATCCTGGAACCGCGCCTGCAATGCGCCGGCGGCATGCGCATGCACGATCCGGCCTACCTGCGCCGCGCGCGCGAACTGTGCGACGCCAACGGCGCGTTCCTGATCGCCGACGAGATCGCCACCGGCTTCGGCCGCACCGGCACCCTGTTCGCCTGCGAGCAGGCCGGGGTGATGCCGGACCTGCTGTGCCTGTCCAAGGGCCTGACCGGCGGCTTCCTGCCGCTATCGGCGGTGCTGGCCACGCAACACTTATATGACGCCTTCCTCGACGACAGCCGCGAGCGCGCGTTCCTGCACTCGCACAGCTACACCGGCAACCCGCTGGCCTGCGCCGCGGCGCTGGCCTGCCTGCGGATCTTCCAGCAGGACGACGTGATCATGCGCAACCGCGGCACGGCCGAGACCATGCGCGCGCTGTCGGCGCCGTTCAACGACCACCCGCACGTGGCCGACGTGCGCCAGGCCGGGATGGTGGTCGCGTTCGAACTGACCCGCGACGGCGACAGGCGCACCCCGTTCGCGGCCGGCGCGCGGGTCGGCCTGCACGCCTATCGCGCGGCGCTGCGGCGCGGCGTGGTGCTGCGCCCGCTGGGCGACGTGCTGTACTGGATGCCGCCGTACTGCGTGGACGACGAGCAGTTGGCGCTGCTCGCCGAAACCACCCTGGCCGCGATCGACGAGGCCGTGGCATGCGCCTGA
- a CDS encoding 16S rRNA (uracil(1498)-N(3))-methyltransferase, translating to MRLTRCHVELPLREGDDLVLPEDVAGHLLRVLRLREGDRCVLFNGDGCDYDAELLQVGKRGASARIGAARPAHNESPLAITLLQGVARGEKMDLILQKATELGVAAIVPVWAERTEVKLDAARVDKRVAHWRSVVVSACEQSGRARVPALSAPLALADAAAAVAGEQLKLTLDPQGEHRLRTLQIAGNAATIAIGPEGGWSPRDRATLQAAGFAALRLGPRILRTETAGLAAIAVLQAQHGDL from the coding sequence ATGCGCCTGACCCGCTGCCATGTCGAGCTGCCGCTGCGCGAGGGCGACGACCTGGTACTGCCGGAGGACGTCGCCGGGCACCTGCTGCGCGTGCTGCGCTTGCGCGAGGGCGACCGTTGCGTGCTGTTCAACGGCGACGGCTGCGATTACGACGCCGAACTGCTGCAGGTCGGCAAGCGCGGCGCCAGCGCGCGGATCGGCGCGGCGCGGCCGGCGCACAACGAATCGCCGCTGGCGATCACCCTGCTGCAGGGCGTGGCGCGCGGCGAGAAGATGGACCTGATCCTGCAGAAGGCGACCGAACTGGGCGTGGCCGCGATCGTGCCGGTGTGGGCCGAGCGCACCGAAGTGAAGCTCGACGCCGCGCGGGTGGACAAGCGCGTGGCGCACTGGCGCAGCGTGGTCGTCTCGGCCTGCGAGCAATCCGGCCGCGCGCGCGTGCCCGCGCTGTCCGCGCCGCTGGCGCTGGCCGATGCCGCGGCGGCCGTGGCCGGCGAACAACTGAAGCTCACCCTCGATCCGCAGGGCGAGCACCGGCTGCGCACGCTGCAGATCGCCGGCAACGCAGCGACGATCGCGATCGGCCCGGAAGGCGGCTGGTCGCCGCGCGATCGCGCCACGCTGCAGGCCGCCGGCTTCGCCGCGCTGCGCCTGGGGCCGCGCATCCTGCGCACCGAAACCGCCGGGCTGGCCGCGATCGCGGTGCTGCAGGCGCAGCATGGCGACCTGTGA